The following are from one region of the Actinopolyspora halophila DSM 43834 genome:
- a CDS encoding amidase — translation MDYSEYREYDGVGLAELVREGGVSATELLDAALARCARVNGRINAVTRTTEETARRSAAEAGRGELAGVPFLLKDLQQEWAGHPSSAGTRALAKLPRADTAEVVRRWLEAGLVPFGRTNTPEFGAKPITEPEAFGPTRNPWSPDRTPGGSSGGAAAAVAAGIVPLAAASDGGGSIRIPAAACGVFGLKPGRGLVPAGPERAENFHGAALDGVISRTVRDSAAALDSIAGGSAEGPYAPAEPPRSFWAETALEPGKLRIGFTARSALGRPHPHAVEALTDAARMLESLGHHVEPVEPPVDLDALSVDFLRAWSVKLAVSIDEARRISGTPERAFELDSRLLAAAGRAVGAPEYSALLDGWHDYTRKLAEFHRGHDLLLTPGLAGPPVRLGELDTPPALRAAGRAGLALRLGGLLRSTGAVDRVARQNLRHVPYTQLANITGRPAMSVPLHWTPEGLPLGVQFVGPLAGEGMLFRLAAQLERARPWAGHEPPL, via the coding sequence GTGGACTACTCGGAATACCGCGAGTACGACGGTGTCGGCTTGGCCGAGTTGGTCCGCGAGGGCGGCGTCTCGGCAACCGAGCTGCTGGACGCGGCGCTCGCACGCTGCGCGCGGGTCAACGGCCGGATCAACGCGGTCACCAGGACGACGGAGGAAACGGCCCGGAGATCGGCGGCCGAAGCGGGGCGGGGCGAACTGGCCGGCGTCCCCTTCCTGCTCAAGGACCTGCAGCAGGAATGGGCCGGGCATCCCTCCTCCGCGGGAACCAGGGCGCTGGCGAAGCTCCCGCGGGCTGACACGGCCGAAGTGGTACGTCGTTGGCTGGAAGCGGGGCTGGTGCCGTTCGGCCGGACAAACACCCCGGAGTTCGGGGCCAAACCGATCACGGAACCGGAGGCCTTCGGGCCCACCCGCAACCCCTGGTCCCCGGACCGCACCCCCGGAGGCTCCTCCGGGGGTGCTGCCGCCGCCGTGGCAGCGGGAATCGTTCCGCTCGCGGCCGCCAGCGACGGCGGTGGTTCCATCCGGATCCCCGCCGCGGCCTGCGGGGTTTTCGGTCTCAAACCGGGCAGGGGACTGGTCCCCGCGGGGCCGGAGCGTGCGGAGAACTTCCACGGGGCCGCGTTGGACGGCGTGATCTCGCGAACCGTGCGGGACAGCGCGGCCGCGCTCGACAGCATCGCGGGCGGGAGCGCGGAGGGGCCCTATGCTCCGGCCGAACCTCCGCGCTCCTTCTGGGCCGAGACGGCGCTCGAGCCGGGAAAGCTGCGGATCGGTTTCACCGCCCGCTCCGCGCTGGGACGCCCGCACCCCCATGCCGTGGAGGCGTTGACCGACGCGGCACGGATGCTGGAGTCGCTGGGGCACCACGTCGAACCGGTGGAGCCACCCGTCGACCTGGACGCGCTGTCCGTGGACTTCCTGCGCGCCTGGTCGGTCAAACTGGCAGTGTCGATCGACGAGGCCAGGCGGATCTCCGGAACTCCGGAGCGGGCCTTCGAACTGGACAGCCGCCTGCTGGCCGCCGCGGGGCGCGCGGTCGGTGCTCCCGAGTACAGCGCGTTGTTGGACGGTTGGCACGACTACACGCGAAAGCTCGCCGAGTTCCACCGCGGCCACGACCTGCTGCTCACGCCCGGGTTGGCCGGGCCGCCGGTGCGATTGGGGGAACTGGACACCCCGCCTGCGCTGCGTGCCGCCGGTCGGGCCGGACTCGCGTTGCGCCTGGGCGGGCTGCTGCGTTCCACCGGTGCCGTGGACCGGGTGGCGCGGCAGAACCTGCGCCACGTGCCGTACACCCAGCTGGCCAACATCACGGGCAGACCGGCCATGTCGGTTCCACTGCACTGGACTCCCGAGGGGCTTCCGCTGGGTGTCCAGTTCGTCGGTCCTCTCGCGGGAGAGGGGATGTTGTTCCGGCTGGCGGCTCAGCTGGAGAGGGCACGCCCCTGGGCCGGCCACGAGCCTCCGCTGTGA
- a CDS encoding SDR family NAD(P)-dependent oxidoreductase, whose amino-acid sequence MTRTGLEGRSVIVTGAGSGIGRAAALRFAAEDARVLLADLDAESAGAVEREIRAAGGTASTVTGDLGDLSVAEKVVATAAEEFGGPDVLINNAGIMDGFAAVADVTDAEWDRVLRVNLTAPFLLTRAALPHMLDRGGGAVVNTASEASLRGSASGAAYTASKHGIVGLTKSIAVMYRDSGIRANAIAPGGTATGITVDADFEAHGPSVVMNHAGNVGRVAEADEQATAILFLASDAASNINGVVLPVDNGWSAV is encoded by the coding sequence ATGACCAGGACCGGTCTGGAAGGTCGCAGCGTGATCGTCACCGGTGCGGGCTCGGGAATCGGCCGGGCCGCCGCCTTGCGTTTCGCAGCCGAGGACGCGCGGGTGCTGCTCGCCGATCTCGACGCCGAATCAGCAGGTGCCGTGGAACGGGAGATCCGGGCGGCGGGTGGAACGGCGAGCACCGTGACGGGTGACCTCGGGGATCTGTCCGTGGCGGAGAAAGTCGTCGCCACCGCGGCGGAAGAGTTCGGAGGTCCGGACGTGCTGATCAACAACGCCGGAATCATGGACGGCTTCGCGGCCGTGGCCGACGTGACCGACGCCGAGTGGGATCGGGTGCTCCGGGTCAACCTGACCGCGCCCTTCCTGCTGACCCGCGCGGCGTTACCGCACATGCTGGACAGAGGAGGCGGGGCCGTCGTCAACACCGCCTCCGAGGCGTCCCTGCGCGGCAGCGCCTCCGGAGCGGCCTACACGGCCTCCAAGCACGGCATCGTGGGACTGACCAAGTCGATCGCCGTGATGTACCGGGACAGCGGTATCCGCGCCAACGCCATCGCCCCTGGCGGCACGGCCACCGGCATCACCGTCGACGCCGACTTCGAGGCCCACGGGCCGAGCGTGGTCATGAACCACGCGGGAAACGTCGGCCGGGTGGCCGAGGCGGACGAGCAGGCCACCGCCATCCTCTTCCTCGCCTCGGACGCGGCCAGTAATATCAACGGCGTCGTGCTGCCCGTGGACAACGGCTGGTCAGCCGTCTGA
- the dop gene encoding depupylase/deamidase Dop: protein MRRIMGTEVEYGITVPGDATANPVLTSTHIVLAYAAAADIPRARRARWDYEVESPLRDARGFDMGASTAQTNGSEGDDLGAANVILTNGARLYVDHAHPEYSAPEVTNPRDAVLWDKAGERVMEEATRRAASVPGTSPIQLYKNNVDGKGASYGTHENYLCSRDTPFTAVIAGLTPFFASRQIVCGSGRVGLGQVGEKPGFQLSQRSDYIEVEVGLETTLKRGIINTRDEPHADADRYRRLHVILGDANLAETATYLKLGTTALILDMIEDGYRFDDLRLADPVKAVHLISYDPELSQKVELADGRRFTGLDLQRAYHERAAAYVESHGGESARDVVRTWGETLDLLGNDPMDCADRLDWPAKLKILENYRSRDNLGWSSPRLHLIDLQYADVRMDKGLYNRLVSRGSMKRILSEEEVRSAVTNPPEDTRAYFRGRCLEHYPNEVAAASWDSVIFDLGRDSLVRIPTLEPLRGTKAHVGELLEAASSAEELVDSLTGG, encoded by the coding sequence ATGCGCCGGATCATGGGAACCGAGGTGGAGTACGGGATCACCGTGCCGGGGGACGCTACGGCGAACCCGGTGTTGACCTCCACCCACATCGTGCTCGCCTACGCGGCGGCGGCCGACATTCCGCGTGCCCGTCGTGCGCGGTGGGACTACGAGGTCGAGTCGCCGCTGCGTGACGCGCGTGGATTCGACATGGGTGCGTCGACGGCACAGACGAACGGCTCGGAAGGCGACGACCTGGGGGCGGCCAACGTCATACTGACCAACGGGGCACGCCTCTACGTCGATCACGCTCACCCGGAGTACTCCGCGCCGGAGGTCACCAACCCGCGGGACGCGGTGCTGTGGGACAAGGCGGGCGAACGCGTCATGGAGGAGGCGACGCGCCGCGCCGCCAGCGTGCCGGGCACCTCTCCGATTCAGCTCTACAAGAACAACGTCGACGGCAAGGGCGCCAGCTACGGCACGCACGAGAACTACCTGTGCTCGCGGGACACCCCGTTCACGGCCGTCATCGCGGGACTGACACCGTTCTTCGCCTCCAGGCAGATCGTCTGCGGTTCGGGGCGCGTCGGACTGGGCCAGGTCGGTGAGAAACCCGGGTTCCAGCTCTCGCAGCGTTCGGACTACATCGAGGTCGAGGTGGGGCTGGAGACCACGCTCAAGCGCGGCATCATCAACACCCGCGACGAGCCGCACGCCGACGCGGACAGGTACCGGAGGCTGCACGTCATCCTCGGGGACGCCAACCTCGCCGAGACCGCGACCTACCTGAAGCTGGGGACGACGGCCCTGATCCTGGACATGATCGAGGACGGGTACCGCTTCGACGACCTCAGGCTGGCGGATCCGGTCAAGGCGGTTCACCTGATCAGTTACGATCCCGAGCTCAGCCAGAAGGTCGAGCTCGCCGACGGCCGTCGGTTCACCGGCCTGGATCTGCAGCGGGCGTACCACGAGCGGGCCGCCGCGTACGTGGAGTCGCACGGTGGGGAGTCGGCCAGGGACGTGGTCCGCACGTGGGGCGAGACCCTCGACCTGCTCGGCAACGATCCGATGGACTGCGCCGATCGCCTCGACTGGCCGGCCAAGTTGAAAATACTGGAGAACTACCGCAGCAGGGACAACCTCGGTTGGAGCTCTCCCCGGCTGCACCTGATCGACCTGCAGTACGCCGACGTGCGGATGGACAAGGGGCTGTACAACAGGCTGGTCAGCCGCGGTTCGATGAAGCGGATCCTCTCCGAGGAGGAGGTGCGCTCGGCGGTGACGAACCCACCGGAGGACACCAGGGCCTATTTCCGGGGGCGCTGCCTCGAGCACTACCCCAACGAGGTGGCCGCGGCCTCGTGGGATTCGGTGATCTTCGACCTGGGGCGGGACTCCCTGGTGCGGATCCCGACCCTGGAACCCCTGCGCGGGACCAAGGCCCACGTCGGCGAGTTGCTCGAGGCCGCGAGCAGTGCCGAGGAGCTGGTGGACTCGCTCACCGGAGGATGA
- a CDS encoding ubiquitin-like protein Pup — protein sequence MSQEKVERHGGGDNEENEENGAGSAGQEHREKLGEDVDTILDEIDDVLEENAEDFVRAYVQKGGQ from the coding sequence ATGTCCCAGGAAAAGGTTGAGCGGCACGGCGGCGGAGACAACGAGGAAAACGAGGAGAACGGTGCCGGATCCGCCGGGCAGGAACATCGCGAGAAGCTCGGCGAGGACGTGGACACCATCCTGGACGAGATCGACGATGTCCTGGAGGAGAACGCCGAGGACTTCGTACGTGCCTACGTCCAGAAGGGTGGACAGTAG
- a CDS encoding helix-turn-helix transcriptional regulator: MGIPRVERLVNLVLCLLSTRQYLTAERIRDIVPGYAETTNDEAFYRKFERDKAELRDLGVPLETGRNSFFDGIDGYRIARRDYELGDIELESDEAAAVALASRLWESPELGNAARGALRKLRAAGVDVDDTAPAPIEPKVRADEPAFVPLLTAVRQGRAVVFDYRRPVDNVARPRSLEPWGVVAWRGRWYVVGHDRDREAARCFRLSRISGSVRPFGEGGQVCCPPEVNLLELVTGAEPTEPARTSVRLWVARGRAQGVRRHAEVLGEQELDGVAGQEVRLELDAPETAVGWIAGYGPDVAVLEPESLRAAVREAHLATLAAVGGENGGQ; encoded by the coding sequence GTGGGGATCCCGCGGGTCGAACGCCTGGTCAACCTGGTGCTGTGTCTGCTGTCGACTCGTCAGTACCTGACGGCGGAACGGATCAGGGACATCGTTCCCGGCTATGCCGAGACGACCAACGACGAAGCCTTCTACCGGAAGTTCGAGCGGGACAAGGCCGAGCTGCGTGATCTGGGGGTCCCGCTCGAGACGGGACGCAACTCCTTCTTCGACGGGATCGACGGTTACCGGATAGCTCGCCGCGACTACGAGCTGGGCGACATCGAGCTGGAGTCCGACGAGGCGGCGGCCGTGGCCCTGGCCTCCAGGCTGTGGGAATCGCCCGAGCTGGGCAACGCCGCGCGCGGTGCCCTGCGCAAGTTGCGCGCGGCCGGGGTCGATGTCGACGACACCGCCCCCGCACCGATCGAACCCAAGGTCCGCGCCGACGAACCGGCGTTCGTGCCGTTGCTGACGGCCGTCCGGCAAGGGCGTGCCGTGGTCTTCGACTACCGCAGACCGGTGGACAACGTGGCGCGCCCGCGTTCGCTCGAACCGTGGGGAGTGGTGGCTTGGCGTGGCCGCTGGTACGTGGTCGGACACGACAGGGACCGCGAGGCGGCGCGCTGTTTCCGTCTGTCCCGGATCAGCGGTTCCGTGCGTCCGTTCGGGGAAGGGGGGCAGGTGTGCTGTCCGCCCGAGGTGAACCTGTTGGAGCTGGTGACCGGTGCCGAGCCGACCGAGCCGGCCAGGACCTCGGTGCGACTCTGGGTGGCCCGGGGAAGGGCTCAGGGCGTGCGGCGCCACGCCGAGGTCCTCGGGGAGCAGGAGCTCGACGGTGTGGCCGGGCAGGAGGTCCGCCTCGAGCTGGACGCCCCGGAAACGGCAGTCGGGTGGATCGCGGGCTACGGGCCGGATGTCGCGGTGCTGGAGCCGGAATCCCTGCGGGCGGCCGTTCGCGAGGCTCATCTGGCCACCCTGGCCGCCGTCGGAGGTGAGAACGGTGGGCAATAG
- a CDS encoding TetR/AcrR family transcriptional regulator translates to MPNEQGNPGARTGRPPLTERRKAATRMDIARQAVRLFTTKGLAATTAEEIAEAAGVSLRTLWRYCPGTGKESYVLPLLSTGVETVARFLAEQEPGEALTGLLEGSPHSEERDEVATMLALVRLTRTEPAVRAVWLRAHRDAEPVFAASIAERSGFSADELAVKTEAAMLNAALRVAVEHSAELAPSPERAGPVLREALRDALGTLPSWTRS, encoded by the coding sequence GTGCCGAACGAGCAGGGGAACCCCGGAGCACGCACCGGACGTCCACCGTTGACCGAACGACGCAAAGCGGCGACACGTATGGACATCGCCCGGCAAGCGGTTCGGTTGTTCACCACGAAAGGGCTCGCCGCCACCACAGCCGAGGAGATCGCGGAGGCTGCCGGGGTGTCACTGCGCACGCTGTGGCGCTACTGCCCCGGAACGGGCAAGGAAAGCTACGTGCTCCCCCTGCTGAGCACGGGAGTCGAGACCGTCGCCCGGTTCCTGGCCGAACAGGAACCGGGCGAAGCGCTGACGGGTCTGTTGGAAGGGTCACCGCATTCCGAGGAGCGGGACGAGGTGGCCACGATGCTGGCGCTGGTTCGACTGACCCGCACCGAACCCGCGGTGCGGGCGGTGTGGCTGCGGGCGCACCGGGACGCGGAACCCGTGTTCGCCGCGAGCATCGCCGAACGTTCCGGGTTTTCCGCTGACGAACTGGCCGTGAAGACGGAGGCCGCGATGCTCAACGCGGCGCTGCGCGTGGCCGTGGAGCACAGCGCCGAACTGGCCCCGTCCCCGGAACGGGCCGGCCCCGTGCTGCGGGAGGCGTTGCGCGACGCGCTGGGTACGCTCCCCAGCTGGACACGAAGCTGA
- the prcB gene encoding proteasome subunit beta, protein MDSSSTRGHPGQALPPAYFTPGSASFTEFLRDAAPELMPQLSDNADVSAEAPHGTTIVALTFRGGVLLAGDRRSTMGNLIAQRDMDKLYVTDDYSAVGIAGTAGIALEMVRLYAVELEHYEKIEGVSLSLDGKANKLATMLRGNLEGALAGLAVMPLFAGYDTSAEDPERAGRIVTYDITGGRYDESAGYHAVGSGSVFAKSALKKRHDPEADIDSAVRNALESLYDAADDDSATGGPDVARRIYPTVVTITGAEGAVRLSEERTAAVAEEVVAGRKQNPGG, encoded by the coding sequence ATGGATTCCAGCTCGACTCGGGGCCACCCGGGTCAGGCCCTGCCCCCCGCGTACTTCACCCCCGGATCCGCCTCGTTCACGGAGTTCCTCCGCGACGCGGCCCCCGAGTTGATGCCACAGCTTTCCGACAACGCCGATGTTTCGGCTGAGGCCCCGCACGGGACGACCATCGTCGCTCTGACCTTCCGGGGCGGTGTCCTGCTCGCGGGCGATCGCCGTTCCACCATGGGCAACCTCATCGCACAGCGGGACATGGACAAGCTCTATGTGACCGACGACTACTCCGCGGTCGGGATAGCCGGGACCGCGGGCATCGCACTCGAGATGGTGCGGCTGTACGCGGTCGAACTGGAGCACTACGAGAAGATCGAGGGGGTTTCCCTCTCGCTGGACGGCAAGGCCAACAAGCTCGCCACCATGCTGCGCGGGAATCTCGAGGGAGCGCTGGCCGGGCTGGCCGTCATGCCGTTGTTCGCCGGATACGACACCTCGGCCGAGGACCCGGAACGGGCCGGGAGGATCGTCACCTACGACATCACCGGCGGGCGTTACGACGAGAGCGCAGGATACCACGCGGTGGGCTCGGGCTCGGTGTTCGCCAAGTCCGCGCTGAAGAAGCGCCACGACCCGGAGGCCGACATCGATTCCGCGGTGCGCAACGCGTTGGAATCCCTCTACGACGCCGCTGACGACGACAGCGCGACCGGAGGTCCCGATGTCGCCCGGCGGATCTACCCGACGGTGGTGACCATCACCGGGGCGGAAGGAGCCGTACGGCTGTCCGAGGAACGCACCGCCGCCGTCGCAGAAGAGGTGGTCGCGGGGCGTAAGCAGAACCCGGGTGGTTGA
- the prcA gene encoding proteasome subunit alpha translates to MTMPFYTSPEQLMRERSELARKGIARGRSVVVLKYAGGVLFVAENPSTTLHKISEIYDRIGFAAVGRYSEFENLRMAGIRMADVRGYSYDRRDVTGRALANTYAQTLGAIFTEQVKPFEVEICVAEVGATPDADQLYRLTYDGSIVDEPQYVAMGGQAETVTSALKESFTDGMELEPAIREAVRALVAGGEGSRELGVSQLEVAVLERSRPHRTFRRITGAALRELLPSEGEGSSDSGAGDESASDEENGTPGTENGSSAT, encoded by the coding sequence GTGACGATGCCCTTCTACACCTCGCCAGAGCAGCTGATGCGCGAACGCTCCGAGCTGGCCCGAAAGGGCATCGCTCGGGGACGTAGTGTGGTGGTGCTCAAGTACGCGGGCGGGGTGCTGTTCGTTGCAGAGAACCCCTCGACCACCCTGCACAAGATCTCGGAGATCTACGACCGCATCGGTTTCGCGGCGGTGGGGCGTTACAGCGAGTTCGAGAACCTGCGCATGGCCGGTATCCGGATGGCCGACGTGCGTGGGTACTCCTACGACCGTCGTGACGTCACCGGACGTGCCCTGGCCAACACCTACGCGCAGACGCTCGGCGCGATCTTCACCGAGCAGGTCAAGCCGTTCGAGGTGGAGATCTGCGTCGCCGAGGTGGGTGCCACACCGGATGCCGACCAGCTCTACCGGCTGACCTACGACGGTTCCATCGTCGACGAGCCGCAGTACGTGGCGATGGGCGGTCAGGCCGAGACCGTCACTTCCGCGTTGAAGGAGTCCTTCACCGACGGCATGGAGCTGGAACCGGCGATCCGGGAGGCCGTGCGTGCGCTGGTCGCCGGTGGTGAGGGATCCCGCGAACTGGGAGTCTCCCAGCTCGAAGTGGCCGTGCTGGAACGGTCCAGGCCGCACCGCACGTTCCGTCGCATCACCGGGGCGGCGTTGCGCGAGCTGCTGCCGAGCGAAGGGGAGGGCTCCTCGGACTCGGGCGCCGGGGACGAGAGCGCCTCTGACGAGGAGAACGGGACTCCGGGCACGGAGAACGGCAGCTCGGCGACCTGA
- a CDS encoding NUDIX domain-containing protein, whose protein sequence is MTPGDEPVAIYDRDGGVVGSAPRRRMRAEGLWHAAASVLVRSTDLNAVYVHRRTADKDVHPGMYDCWAGGVVAAGEHPDTTARRELAEELGVGSTPRFLFRTRHELGSIRFHAFLYETFWGGPIVHQPAEVAEGRWMPLSELRGHLDDPDRPLVPDGRQFVEEWFEFRGR, encoded by the coding sequence GTGACTCCCGGTGACGAGCCGGTCGCGATCTACGACCGGGACGGCGGAGTGGTCGGCTCCGCCCCGCGCAGAAGAATGCGCGCCGAGGGGCTGTGGCACGCGGCCGCCTCGGTGCTGGTTCGGTCCACCGACCTGAACGCGGTCTACGTGCACCGCAGGACCGCGGACAAGGACGTCCACCCCGGGATGTACGACTGCTGGGCCGGAGGGGTCGTGGCAGCGGGCGAGCACCCCGACACCACGGCGCGCAGGGAACTGGCCGAAGAGCTCGGCGTCGGCTCCACCCCTCGCTTCCTGTTCCGTACCAGACACGAGCTGGGCAGCATCCGGTTCCACGCGTTCCTCTACGAGACCTTCTGGGGCGGGCCGATCGTCCATCAACCCGCGGAGGTAGCCGAGGGCCGATGGATGCCGCTGTCCGAGCTGCGGGGGCACCTGGACGATCCGGACCGCCCGCTGGTGCCGGACGGGAGACAGTTCGTCGAGGAGTGGTTCGAGTTCCGCGGTCGCTGA
- the pafA gene encoding Pup--protein ligase, with product MQRRIFGIETEFGVTCTFHGQRRLSPDEVARYLFRKVVSWGRSSNVFLRNGARLYLDVGSHPEYATAECDDLVQLVTHDKAGERILEDLLTDAERRLAEEGIGGDIFLFKNNTDSAGNSYGCHENYLVGRSGEFSRIADVLLPFLVTRQLICGAGKVLQTPRGATYCLSQRAEHIWEGVSSATTRSRPIINTRDEPHADAERYRRLHVIVGDSNMSEVTTLLKVGVVNLVLEMVEQGVQFHDFSLDNPIRAIREISHDLTGRRPVRLTGGREASALDIQREYYGRAVDYVAKRGSDPMTDRIMDLWGRALDAVEYQDYSLIDREVDWAIKHRLLERYRDKHGLELSSPRIAQLDLAYHDMRRSRGLFEMLQRKDLVDRATNDGDIEAAKDTPPQSTRAKLRGDFIAAAQGAGRDFTVDWVHLKLNDQAQRTVLCKDPFRAVDERVERLIHSL from the coding sequence ATGCAACGGAGGATCTTCGGCATCGAGACCGAGTTCGGAGTGACCTGTACGTTCCACGGGCAACGCAGGCTCTCCCCGGACGAGGTGGCCAGATACCTGTTCCGCAAGGTCGTGTCGTGGGGCCGTTCCTCGAACGTGTTCCTGCGCAACGGCGCCAGGCTCTATCTCGACGTCGGCTCGCACCCCGAGTACGCGACGGCCGAGTGCGACGATCTCGTCCAACTCGTCACCCACGACAAGGCCGGTGAGCGGATACTCGAGGATCTGCTGACCGACGCCGAACGCAGGCTGGCCGAAGAGGGCATCGGCGGGGACATCTTCCTGTTCAAGAACAACACGGACTCGGCGGGCAACTCCTACGGCTGCCACGAGAACTACCTGGTCGGCCGTTCGGGGGAGTTCTCCCGCATCGCGGACGTGCTGCTCCCGTTCCTGGTCACACGCCAGCTGATCTGCGGTGCGGGCAAGGTGCTGCAAACCCCCCGCGGGGCCACCTACTGCCTGTCCCAGCGCGCCGAGCACATCTGGGAGGGCGTCTCCAGCGCCACGACGCGTTCCCGCCCCATCATCAACACCCGCGACGAGCCGCACGCCGATGCCGAGCGGTACCGGAGACTGCACGTCATCGTCGGGGACTCGAACATGTCCGAGGTCACCACCCTGCTGAAGGTGGGGGTGGTGAACCTGGTGCTCGAGATGGTCGAGCAGGGCGTTCAGTTCCACGACTTCAGCCTGGACAACCCGATCCGGGCCATCAGGGAGATCAGCCACGATCTCACCGGCCGTCGGCCGGTCCGGCTGACGGGGGGCAGGGAGGCCTCGGCACTGGACATCCAGCGGGAGTACTACGGCCGCGCGGTGGACTACGTGGCGAAACGCGGCTCCGACCCCATGACCGATCGGATCATGGACCTGTGGGGGCGTGCGCTGGACGCGGTGGAGTACCAGGACTACTCGCTGATCGACAGGGAAGTGGACTGGGCCATCAAGCACCGGCTGCTGGAGCGCTACCGCGACAAGCACGGCCTGGAGCTGTCGAGCCCGCGGATCGCCCAGCTCGACCTCGCCTACCACGACATGCGGCGCAGCCGTGGGCTGTTCGAGATGTTGCAGCGCAAGGACCTGGTGGACCGTGCGACCAACGACGGCGACATCGAAGCGGCCAAGGACACGCCGCCGCAGAGCACCAGGGCGAAGCTGCGTGGTGACTTCATCGCTGCTGCTCAGGGAGCGGGCAGGGACTTCACGGTCGACTGGGTGCATCTCAAGCTCAACGACCAGGCGCAGCGCACCGTGCTGTGCAAGGACCCCTTCCGCGCGGTGGACGAGCGGGTGGAACGTCTGATCCACTCGTTGTGA